A single window of Sphingobacterium sp. ML3W DNA harbors:
- a CDS encoding glucoamylase family protein — translation MKLKFNHKLILGLLLVGAFATSCKTPQTMLKSSITDDSLMTLVQKQTFNYFWEGAEPNSGMARERIHIDGVYPLNDFNVVTVGGSGFGIMATIVAAERGFITADEATQRFDRIVDFLAKADRYHGAWSHWIDGPTGKSKVFGDQDDAADIVETAFMAQALICLREYYQNGNDQQKQVAKKADALWKGIDWDFFRNGQDVLYWHWSPTHGWGMNHAIQGYDECLISYVLGASSPTHPIPASTYHEGWARSGAIVTSAEKFGIPLVLKHNAPENGVGPLFWSHYSYLGLNPKGLQDQYADYWKLNVNHTRINIEHAKLNPLKYTGYGENSWGFTASYSVDGYNAHHPDNDQGVVSPTAALSSMPYTPKESIKAMRYFYEKKGTELFGKYGFYDAFSETANWYPQRYLAIDQGPIVVMIENYRTGLIWNLFMQAPEIKAGLKTLGFKSPNQ, via the coding sequence ATGAAATTAAAATTTAATCACAAGCTGATCTTAGGCTTATTGTTAGTTGGTGCTTTCGCTACCTCGTGTAAAACGCCTCAAACCATGCTAAAATCAAGTATTACGGATGATTCTTTAATGACTTTGGTCCAAAAGCAGACGTTTAACTATTTCTGGGAAGGTGCCGAACCTAATTCTGGAATGGCAAGAGAAAGAATTCACATAGATGGTGTATACCCCCTTAATGATTTTAATGTGGTCACTGTTGGAGGTTCTGGTTTTGGTATCATGGCCACGATAGTTGCTGCGGAACGCGGTTTTATAACAGCAGATGAGGCAACGCAACGATTTGACCGAATTGTAGATTTTCTAGCAAAGGCAGATCGCTACCATGGCGCTTGGTCGCATTGGATCGATGGTCCTACCGGTAAATCCAAGGTTTTTGGAGATCAAGATGATGCTGCAGATATCGTAGAAACCGCTTTTATGGCCCAAGCATTAATCTGTCTACGCGAATATTATCAGAACGGAAACGATCAACAAAAGCAAGTTGCAAAAAAAGCGGATGCTTTATGGAAAGGTATTGATTGGGATTTCTTTAGAAATGGACAAGATGTGTTATACTGGCACTGGAGTCCTACGCATGGTTGGGGTATGAACCATGCTATCCAAGGTTATGACGAATGTTTAATCAGTTATGTATTGGGCGCAAGTTCACCGACGCATCCTATCCCCGCTTCCACATACCATGAAGGTTGGGCACGAAGCGGCGCTATCGTTACTTCGGCTGAGAAATTCGGAATTCCACTTGTTTTAAAACATAATGCGCCAGAAAATGGTGTTGGTCCGTTATTTTGGTCGCATTACTCCTATTTAGGGTTAAATCCAAAGGGCCTTCAGGATCAGTATGCCGATTATTGGAAGTTAAATGTCAATCATACTCGAATTAATATTGAACACGCTAAACTAAACCCACTTAAGTATACGGGTTACGGTGAAAATTCTTGGGGTTTTACAGCGAGTTACTCTGTAGATGGCTATAATGCCCATCATCCAGACAATGATCAAGGTGTTGTTTCTCCAACAGCTGCACTATCTTCTATGCCCTATACCCCAAAAGAAAGTATCAAGGCCATGCGTTATTTCTATGAGAAAAAAGGAACTGAGCTATTTGGTAAATATGGATTTTACGATGCTTTTTCAGAAACAGCAAACTGGTATCCACAACGCTATTTAGCCATTGATCAAGGCCCCATTGTTGTCATGATTGAAAATTATAGAACAGGGTTAATTTGGAACTTGTTTATGCAGGCACCAGAAATTAAAGCAGGACTGAAAACCTTAGGTTTTAAAAGTCCAAATCAATAA
- a CDS encoding RagB/SusD family nutrient uptake outer membrane protein — protein MKFNKLHIALILTAGLSMSACKDSAFLDVPSQEIVEEGDKDQVYTPESFVNAIYGMFTDWNYAFSYVAITDMLSDNADKGSSPTDPGGDKQEIDNLVYTSSSGSFGALWSHWYKAIGRATQSIELTESTEIEDAAYKSRLTGEAKFLRALNYFYLVRGWGDVPIQEQDLIIRAPKAEVYAYIIKDLKEAIEALPIKSAYAPKDLGRATKGAAQALLSKVYLYNENWTEAYNSAKEVINSGQYGLESKYEVLWRASSENGTESIFEFQGRGEAIAHGVNQYSEVQGARGITGWGWGFNTPSENLLNAFNAEKDDIRRDATIIFRGETLYDGRLVGTGVENPMYNEKAYSSANAGAGDGDKNVRYLRLGEVYLILAEAANEMGNTAEATTALNTIRNRVKLPNTTASTQADLRKAIWKERRLELAFEHDRWFDLVRTKQAPEAMKADGKTFTEKHYLFPIPYEQLTQTPDMVKNPGY, from the coding sequence ATGAAATTTAACAAATTACATATCGCCTTAATTTTAACAGCAGGATTGAGCATGTCCGCCTGTAAGGATTCCGCATTTTTAGACGTCCCTTCACAAGAAATTGTGGAAGAAGGTGATAAAGATCAGGTATACACACCTGAGTCTTTTGTCAATGCCATCTACGGTATGTTTACCGACTGGAATTACGCCTTTTCTTATGTTGCCATTACCGATATGCTTTCGGATAACGCCGATAAGGGGTCTTCTCCTACCGATCCAGGGGGCGATAAGCAAGAGATTGATAATCTTGTCTACACAAGTTCTTCCGGTTCATTCGGAGCGTTATGGTCTCATTGGTATAAAGCTATTGGTCGTGCGACACAGTCTATTGAGTTGACAGAATCAACTGAAATTGAAGATGCCGCATATAAAAGCAGACTTACCGGTGAAGCTAAGTTTTTACGTGCGTTAAACTACTTCTATCTCGTACGCGGTTGGGGAGATGTTCCCATTCAAGAGCAAGATTTGATCATCCGTGCACCCAAGGCAGAGGTTTATGCTTATATCATCAAAGATTTAAAAGAGGCTATCGAAGCACTACCAATAAAATCAGCCTATGCACCTAAAGATTTAGGTCGTGCAACAAAAGGTGCGGCACAAGCCCTATTGTCAAAAGTATATTTGTATAATGAGAATTGGACAGAGGCTTATAATTCAGCCAAAGAAGTCATCAATTCTGGACAATATGGCTTAGAATCAAAATATGAAGTACTGTGGCGCGCAAGTTCGGAAAATGGAACAGAGTCTATCTTTGAATTCCAGGGACGTGGCGAAGCGATTGCACATGGCGTTAATCAGTATTCAGAAGTTCAAGGAGCGCGTGGCATAACTGGTTGGGGATGGGGTTTCAATACACCATCGGAAAATCTATTAAATGCTTTTAACGCAGAGAAGGATGACATCCGTCGCGATGCAACCATTATTTTCCGAGGCGAAACCTTATATGACGGTCGATTAGTTGGAACAGGTGTTGAAAACCCAATGTACAACGAGAAAGCTTATTCATCAGCAAATGCTGGTGCTGGTGATGGTGATAAAAATGTGCGCTATTTACGTTTAGGAGAAGTATACCTCATCTTAGCAGAGGCTGCCAATGAAATGGGCAACACAGCAGAAGCTACAACAGCACTTAATACCATTCGTAACCGCGTTAAATTGCCCAATACAACAGCTTCAACTCAAGCTGATTTACGCAAAGCGATTTGGAAAGAACGTCGTCTGGAATTAGCTTTTGAACATGACCGTTGGTTTGATCTAGTACGTACTAAACAAGCTCCCGAAGCCATGAAAGCAGATGGAAAAACATTTACTGAAAAGCATTACTTGTTCCCAATACCTTACGAACAATTAACGCAAACTCCTGATATGGTGAAAAACCCAGGGTATTAA
- a CDS encoding SusC/RagA family TonB-linked outer membrane protein — translation MRKLFTLLLLPAFCHINVSVYAQSGKVITGKITDKSSNAVLSGVTIAVKGTSVATQSDANGEFKITADPNQVLVFRYIGYDGKEVIIGQQNNVLINLAEQNTALDEIVVIGYGTAKKVDLTGSIARVTASDIVKQPALNAVQSVQGKVAGVNIIANEAPGSAPTVVIRGVGTALGGREPLYIVDGFPVDNITNINSADIVSIDILKDASSASIYGLRAANGVILVTTKKGKVGRAQITYDGYVGAKGILNRVKMANANEYVTHFNENLKGIGTTSGFLATDQANNTDWYDELIQTGMVTNNVVSLSGGSDVVDYFFSYNNFTEKGITEGSQYVRNTIRNNNTYKFFDNKLKISQTLNISFANDRNKPLSAFDAAYRQSPLVPVQYANGRYGRPIYNKTTGEATYVLGAGEVGGKLNDTGNPVYENMMQQQYNKNMSIQGGLQAEYQITSDLKFTSRLGVTQYFSQNRGFNNIKDRYLNTDPLNTATEFEQLKAQNPTSLTYANNSLNIAKTQTFRWTWENFLSYQKSFGKHNLDATLGNSREKSGIGDMSDLTGYDVPNQEQYWNINFASSQYTKQVNQTYYTPRALISYFARAQYNYDSKYYLTATVRRDGSSTFKASGDYYGIFPSFGAGWTVSNESFMQGSGIDFLKVRANWGRLGNQNVPLNISQVLSSPGSDNYNYVFGPGQDLIFGAAYGSPARNLGWEVTEESGLGVDFTLLNNRLSGNIDYYNKTNTNVILEVTPLLNSAFSQRYFDHGGKVSNKGIELGLNWTDQINENLSYSIGGNYSYNKNILKDVEPAYDGAIGGSLNNGQITKQLKENQPIYAWYMYEAVGVWQTDAEIAGGVATTGAKPGYLRYKDQNEDGVIDENDKIFHGSYLPSSTFGLNLSVNYKKWDFTAQGYGVAGNKIYNGLKGTRVDGGENITKETFDNRWTGAGTSNTHPGAAHDALASSYYLESGAYFRINNLTLGYTIPKLYNSSSKIRMYVTAQNPFIFTKYTGFSPEISGANSGIPSETAGIELSAYPTTRNFIFGVNVSF, via the coding sequence ATGAGGAAGTTATTTACATTACTATTACTCCCTGCATTTTGTCACATTAATGTGTCGGTATATGCGCAAAGCGGTAAAGTGATTACTGGAAAAATTACAGATAAATCATCAAATGCTGTTCTTTCAGGAGTGACCATTGCGGTTAAGGGGACGAGCGTTGCAACGCAATCAGACGCCAATGGAGAATTTAAAATTACAGCCGACCCAAATCAAGTATTAGTATTCCGTTATATTGGTTACGACGGAAAAGAAGTCATCATCGGCCAACAAAATAATGTACTTATTAATTTAGCTGAACAAAACACAGCTTTAGATGAGATTGTAGTTATTGGTTACGGTACCGCTAAGAAAGTGGATTTAACAGGATCAATTGCACGCGTAACTGCAAGTGACATTGTTAAACAACCGGCATTAAATGCCGTACAATCCGTTCAGGGAAAAGTTGCTGGAGTCAATATCATTGCCAATGAAGCCCCAGGCTCTGCTCCTACAGTTGTTATCCGTGGTGTAGGAACGGCATTAGGTGGACGAGAGCCTTTGTATATCGTAGATGGATTTCCTGTTGATAATATTACCAATATCAATTCTGCAGATATCGTATCCATTGATATCTTAAAAGATGCTTCTTCGGCCTCTATCTACGGTCTTCGTGCTGCAAATGGTGTGATATTAGTCACCACAAAAAAAGGAAAGGTAGGTCGTGCTCAGATTACCTATGATGGATATGTGGGTGCTAAAGGCATCCTAAATCGTGTCAAAATGGCAAATGCTAATGAGTATGTGACACATTTTAATGAAAACTTAAAAGGTATTGGTACAACATCTGGATTTTTAGCAACTGATCAAGCTAACAATACGGATTGGTACGACGAATTGATTCAGACTGGTATGGTGACGAATAATGTCGTTAGCTTATCTGGAGGTTCAGATGTAGTGGACTATTTCTTTAGTTATAACAACTTTACAGAAAAAGGAATTACGGAAGGTTCGCAATATGTTCGAAACACAATCCGTAATAACAATACCTACAAATTTTTTGATAATAAATTAAAGATCAGCCAGACACTGAACATCTCTTTCGCTAATGACCGTAATAAGCCACTTAGCGCATTTGATGCAGCATACCGTCAATCGCCATTAGTACCAGTACAGTATGCTAATGGTCGCTATGGAAGACCTATTTATAATAAAACTACGGGTGAAGCGACCTATGTCCTTGGCGCAGGAGAAGTTGGAGGAAAGTTGAATGATACAGGAAACCCTGTATACGAAAACATGATGCAACAACAGTACAATAAGAACATGTCAATTCAAGGTGGCCTTCAAGCAGAATATCAAATCACCAGTGATTTAAAATTCACTTCCCGTCTTGGAGTTACGCAGTACTTTTCTCAAAACAGAGGCTTCAATAATATCAAAGATCGTTATTTAAATACGGACCCTCTCAATACAGCTACGGAATTTGAGCAATTAAAAGCGCAAAATCCTACCTCATTGACTTATGCAAATAATAGTTTAAATATCGCTAAAACACAAACTTTCCGTTGGACTTGGGAGAATTTCCTATCCTATCAAAAAAGTTTTGGGAAGCATAATCTAGACGCAACTTTAGGGAATTCAAGAGAGAAATCAGGTATTGGCGATATGTCTGATCTGACGGGATATGATGTTCCTAATCAAGAGCAGTATTGGAATATCAATTTCGCTTCTTCACAATACACCAAACAAGTTAATCAAACGTACTATACGCCACGAGCATTGATTTCATATTTTGCACGTGCACAGTATAATTATGATTCCAAATACTATTTAACAGCTACTGTCCGTCGTGATGGCTCAAGTACATTTAAAGCTTCAGGAGACTACTATGGTATTTTCCCATCATTTGGAGCAGGTTGGACCGTGTCCAATGAGAGCTTCATGCAAGGTTCAGGTATTGATTTCTTAAAAGTACGTGCAAACTGGGGTCGATTGGGTAATCAAAACGTTCCGCTAAACATTTCTCAAGTCTTATCATCTCCAGGTTCAGACAACTATAATTATGTGTTCGGACCAGGTCAAGACTTAATTTTTGGAGCAGCGTATGGAAGTCCGGCTAGAAACCTAGGATGGGAAGTAACCGAAGAATCTGGTTTAGGTGTTGATTTCACCTTATTAAATAACCGTTTAAGTGGTAATATTGATTATTATAATAAGACCAATACCAATGTTATTTTAGAAGTAACACCCTTACTTAACTCAGCATTCTCACAAAGGTATTTTGACCATGGTGGAAAAGTATCTAATAAAGGAATTGAGCTTGGGTTAAACTGGACGGATCAGATCAATGAAAACCTATCTTATAGTATCGGTGGTAACTATTCTTACAATAAAAATATCTTGAAAGATGTCGAACCAGCCTATGACGGAGCTATCGGTGGAAGTTTGAATAATGGTCAAATCACCAAGCAGTTAAAAGAAAATCAACCTATTTATGCATGGTATATGTATGAGGCCGTTGGTGTATGGCAAACAGATGCCGAAATTGCGGGAGGAGTTGCAACAACTGGAGCAAAACCGGGTTACTTAAGATATAAAGATCAAAATGAAGATGGCGTTATCGATGAAAATGACAAAATCTTCCATGGATCATATTTACCATCTTCTACATTTGGTTTAAATCTAAGTGTCAACTATAAAAAATGGGATTTCACTGCGCAAGGCTATGGAGTTGCAGGCAACAAGATTTACAATGGTCTAAAGGGAACGCGTGTTGATGGTGGAGAGAACATCACTAAAGAAACTTTTGATAACCGTTGGACTGGAGCAGGAACGTCCAACACACATCCAGGTGCAGCTCATGATGCGTTAGCTTCGAGTTACTATTTAGAATCGGGAGCATATTTTAGAATCAACAACTTAACATTAGGTTACACCATTCCAAAATTATATAACTCATCATCAAAAATTAGAATGTACGTAACAGCACAGAATCCGTTTATCTTTACAAAATATACCGGTTTCTCCCCTGAAATTTCAGGTGCCAACTCGGGTATTCCTTCTGAAACCGCAGGAATCGAGCTTTCAGCGTACCCAACAACACGCAATTTTATTTTCGGTGTAAATGTTTCCTTCTAA
- a CDS encoding triple tyrosine motif-containing protein yields MKFLLKSFFTLFLLLFSFITKSLAGDIQYLASPWVQQYSKSTYQAGNQNWGLSVDQEGLIYAANSEGLLVYDGAYWNLHPHPNKGIVRVVQVHSDGKIYTGGQSEFGYWEKNDKGRLAYHSISSQLLKNLNDEIWKIIIQDNRIIFQSFSTIYIYENKKIRTITGDGEPFLFAFQTNKRIFIEKIPSGLHELKNNTLIPVAGKDRIKGSNILSILPFDTSSFLIGTAKSGLFLMDKNGNIAPWENAINEELKNAQINNGIKLLGQYYVYGTILNGVYILDQSGHLVQHINKSVGLQNNTVLSLSIDKQSNIWTGLDNGIDRIAINADLYYYSDKSGKLGTIYSAKIYQGFLYLGTNQGLFYTPWNQHKKYQPIDFKMIAGSQGQVWNLEVINEVLVCGHNTGTFQVKGTQMSLLSPQTGGWVIKQLSPHFPTVLQGNYTGISLFHSMPNALQFSTQYPNFKSGVQLLETQSKNNVWAAGYNELNLITFSDNFDAIKQIKPYAQQKGLPRSANIGVFKLADINVFTTDSGLYLYDELADKFTPYEHLNKKLGTFAKANKITAAGNNSYWFINQTRIALVDLQPGGQIQIDSIKLAPLEGNMMKYYENITALNPKQYLISIDNGFSLLNLNRDNFQPNAVPIPLIRNIRTLSGTDSIYFNSVKELVEIKHKNNSIRVSYALPYYTESAIQYQYKLNGVQDEWSDWTKLPYKEFTNLAVGNYSFVIRAKLPNGYITKENKIEIEILPPWYRTWYAYLAYLIGLVFMTKSIRIWYKKKLVKHEQKLREDYLVKQDELLKQEAVRAQQHLIEVKNKQLEQELYNKNKELTNATMNIVHKNELLNSLNHELSQLKDENGNKLKAEQLQKVAKILKNAYEDNMDWHLFEQSFNETHENFFKKLKLQFPELMPNDLKLCAYLRLNMSSKEIASLLNITTRGVEIRRYRLRKKLNLPTEQNLSDFLMNIN; encoded by the coding sequence ATGAAATTTTTATTAAAAAGCTTTTTTACTCTATTTTTATTACTTTTTAGTTTCATTACCAAATCATTAGCTGGCGATATTCAATATCTGGCAAGCCCTTGGGTTCAACAATATAGTAAATCAACATATCAAGCTGGAAATCAAAACTGGGGATTAAGTGTCGATCAAGAGGGATTGATATATGCTGCAAATTCTGAAGGTCTATTAGTATACGATGGTGCCTATTGGAATCTACATCCACACCCCAATAAAGGAATCGTTAGAGTCGTACAAGTACATTCCGATGGGAAAATCTATACAGGCGGTCAGTCGGAGTTTGGTTACTGGGAAAAAAATGACAAAGGACGATTGGCATATCATTCCATAAGCAGCCAACTACTGAAAAATCTGAATGATGAAATATGGAAAATTATCATCCAAGATAATCGGATTATCTTTCAATCTTTCTCCACCATCTATATTTATGAAAATAAAAAAATAAGAACTATTACTGGAGATGGAGAACCCTTTCTCTTTGCATTTCAAACGAATAAAAGAATTTTTATAGAGAAAATACCTAGTGGTCTTCATGAATTAAAAAATAACACATTAATCCCTGTTGCGGGGAAAGACCGGATCAAAGGATCCAATATACTCAGCATCCTCCCTTTCGATACGAGTTCATTTTTAATCGGAACAGCTAAATCTGGATTGTTCTTAATGGATAAAAATGGGAATATAGCACCATGGGAAAATGCAATAAATGAGGAACTTAAAAATGCACAAATCAACAATGGTATAAAACTACTTGGGCAATATTACGTATACGGCACAATCTTAAATGGGGTCTATATCTTAGATCAGTCTGGGCATCTCGTCCAGCACATCAATAAAAGTGTTGGTTTACAGAATAATACGGTCCTGAGTTTGAGTATAGACAAACAATCCAATATCTGGACAGGCTTGGATAACGGCATAGACCGTATTGCTATTAACGCTGATCTATACTATTATTCCGATAAATCGGGCAAACTTGGCACCATCTATTCCGCAAAAATATACCAAGGCTTCCTGTATCTGGGTACTAATCAAGGGTTATTTTATACGCCATGGAACCAGCATAAGAAATATCAACCGATAGATTTTAAGATGATTGCGGGGTCTCAGGGTCAAGTATGGAATTTAGAGGTCATCAACGAAGTTCTGGTGTGTGGACATAATACAGGTACATTTCAAGTAAAAGGCACGCAAATGTCTTTATTGTCACCCCAAACAGGTGGATGGGTCATAAAACAACTCTCACCACATTTCCCTACCGTATTACAAGGCAACTATACCGGAATATCCCTATTCCATAGTATGCCCAATGCATTACAATTTAGTACACAGTATCCAAACTTTAAATCTGGAGTACAGTTATTAGAAACACAAAGTAAAAACAACGTATGGGCTGCTGGTTATAATGAACTGAATCTAATTACATTTTCAGATAATTTTGACGCTATTAAACAGATTAAACCCTATGCACAACAGAAAGGGTTGCCTAGATCTGCTAATATCGGTGTTTTCAAATTAGCCGATATCAATGTCTTTACAACGGATAGTGGTTTATATCTATACGATGAACTGGCGGATAAGTTCACGCCTTACGAGCACTTGAATAAGAAACTGGGAACATTTGCCAAAGCCAATAAAATTACCGCTGCTGGAAACAATAGTTATTGGTTTATTAATCAAACCCGTATTGCTTTAGTCGATTTACAGCCAGGTGGACAGATTCAGATTGATTCCATCAAATTAGCTCCACTAGAAGGTAATATGATGAAATACTATGAAAATATAACCGCCCTCAACCCCAAACAGTACCTCATCAGTATTGATAATGGTTTCTCATTGTTAAATTTAAATCGTGACAATTTTCAACCTAATGCAGTACCTATTCCACTAATTCGAAACATAAGAACACTATCCGGTACTGATAGTATTTATTTTAACAGTGTTAAAGAATTAGTAGAAATAAAACACAAAAACAACAGTATAAGAGTATCTTATGCACTTCCATATTACACAGAAAGTGCTATTCAATATCAATATAAATTAAATGGTGTCCAAGATGAATGGTCCGATTGGACCAAACTACCCTACAAGGAGTTTACAAATCTGGCAGTAGGTAATTATAGCTTTGTGATCCGCGCGAAGCTTCCCAACGGTTATATTACCAAAGAAAATAAGATTGAGATTGAAATACTGCCGCCCTGGTATAGAACATGGTATGCCTATCTGGCCTATCTTATCGGTTTAGTCTTTATGACTAAATCTATTCGCATATGGTATAAGAAAAAACTAGTTAAACATGAACAAAAATTGCGAGAAGACTATCTAGTAAAGCAAGATGAACTTTTAAAACAAGAAGCAGTTCGCGCACAACAGCACTTGATTGAGGTTAAAAACAAACAATTGGAGCAAGAACTCTACAATAAGAATAAGGAGTTGACCAATGCAACGATGAACATTGTGCATAAAAATGAATTGTTAAACTCACTAAATCATGAGCTCTCACAGTTGAAGGATGAGAATGGTAATAAATTAAAAGCAGAACAGCTCCAGAAAGTGGCTAAGATTCTTAAAAATGCATACGAGGACAATATGGATTGGCATCTTTTTGAACAGAGCTTTAATGAAACACATGAAAACTTCTTTAAAAAATTGAAGTTACAATTTCCAGAATTAATGCCCAACGATTTAAAACTATGTGCCTACCTCAGATTAAACATGAGCAGTAAAGAAATCGCAAGTTTATTAAACATTACAACCCGCGGAGTGGAAATAAGAAGGTACAGATTACGTAAAAAACTGAACCTACCTACTGAACAAAATTTAAGCGACTTTTTAATGAATATCAACTAA
- a CDS encoding c-type cytochrome, protein MKLLRNKFIPCHPIRTYWWVFCMLILVIGCHSSRGKEEVIVNQVDRIKDYIKPIPGKNDSIPLPVIESGKVLIAYSDCFTCHKEDKRSFGPAFRDIAARYPTNTIYIQILAQKVVLGGTGAWGNAVMLAHPKLTDTDAERMVSYILSLK, encoded by the coding sequence ATGAAATTGTTAAGGAATAAGTTCATACCATGTCATCCTATCCGAACGTATTGGTGGGTTTTTTGTATGCTGATCCTTGTGATAGGCTGCCATTCATCCAGAGGTAAGGAAGAGGTTATTGTTAATCAGGTAGATCGCATAAAGGATTACATCAAACCCATTCCAGGGAAAAATGATTCCATTCCTTTACCAGTAATTGAAAGTGGAAAAGTGCTGATTGCCTATTCAGATTGCTTTACCTGCCATAAAGAAGATAAAAGGTCATTTGGTCCGGCCTTTCGTGATATTGCTGCACGATATCCTACAAATACGATCTATATTCAGATACTCGCTCAAAAAGTTGTATTGGGTGGGACTGGAGCATGGGGTAATGCAGTGATGTTGGCTCATCCAAAATTGACGGATACAGATGCTGAAAGAATGGTGAGCTATATTTTGTCGTTAAAGTGA
- a CDS encoding MFS transporter, producing the protein MKQIQTTKLFWASCLALLVTSLSFGIRAGMMNQLGLDFQLSATQLGTITATVFWGFPLAIVIGGFIVDIIGMKRLLVMAFLFHLIGILLTIFAQGYWTLFFSTLLIGIANGAVEAACNPLVAALYPQEKTTRLNYFHLWFPGGVVIGTLLVILFVYLGIGWKFQVAMMLIPTVIYGYLFSKLDFPVTERVSSGYSTADMYKAVGSPLFLFLFICMFMTAITELFTGQWISLLLKNVTDNAILLLTITTGVMVVGRAFAKPIVEKLAPQGVLLFSAVFAAIGLYMLATLTGNAVFFAALIFGVGVCYFWPTMIGFVAENIPQSGALGLNLIGGAGMFAVSIYTMIMGSYYDGLIIKHLPEGSDINLYSSAADGTTEGLAYVAAKNLAGPEVLQITLILPVILIFAFGGLYIYMSKRRQNMLLTAQ; encoded by the coding sequence ATGAAGCAAATTCAAACCACTAAATTATTCTGGGCAAGCTGTCTTGCTCTATTAGTCACCTCACTATCCTTTGGAATCCGTGCAGGTATGATGAATCAACTCGGACTTGATTTCCAACTGAGTGCCACACAATTGGGCACCATTACTGCAACAGTATTTTGGGGATTCCCACTAGCAATTGTAATAGGCGGGTTTATTGTTGATATTATCGGTATGAAACGTCTACTCGTGATGGCGTTCCTGTTTCATCTCATCGGAATCTTATTGACCATCTTTGCACAAGGGTATTGGACCTTATTTTTCTCCACACTACTCATAGGTATTGCCAATGGAGCAGTTGAGGCTGCCTGCAATCCATTAGTCGCGGCGTTATATCCTCAAGAAAAAACTACCCGACTTAATTATTTTCATTTATGGTTTCCCGGAGGCGTTGTCATTGGAACGTTGTTGGTCATCTTATTTGTTTACCTCGGTATCGGCTGGAAGTTTCAAGTGGCTATGATGTTGATCCCAACAGTTATTTATGGCTACCTATTTTCAAAATTAGATTTTCCCGTTACCGAACGTGTCTCCTCGGGATATTCAACAGCAGACATGTACAAAGCAGTAGGTTCACCCTTATTTTTGTTCCTATTCATCTGTATGTTTATGACCGCTATCACCGAATTGTTTACCGGTCAATGGATCAGTTTGCTACTTAAAAATGTAACTGACAACGCTATTTTACTCCTAACCATTACGACTGGAGTTATGGTTGTAGGACGTGCATTTGCCAAACCTATTGTAGAGAAATTAGCACCACAAGGTGTTTTACTTTTCTCAGCTGTCTTTGCTGCTATAGGCTTATACATGCTCGCTACATTGACGGGTAACGCTGTGTTTTTTGCGGCCTTAATATTTGGTGTAGGTGTCTGCTATTTCTGGCCAACCATGATTGGATTTGTTGCTGAAAACATACCCCAGTCAGGAGCCTTAGGTCTAAACCTCATTGGTGGGGCGGGTATGTTTGCCGTATCTATCTATACCATGATTATGGGGAGTTATTATGATGGGTTAATCATAAAACATTTGCCCGAAGGTTCTGATATCAACTTATACAGTTCGGCTGCTGATGGCACCACAGAGGGTCTTGCTTATGTCGCAGCTAAAAATCTGGCAGGTCCAGAAGTATTGCAGATTACCCTCATTCTCCCAGTCATACTCATCTTTGCATTCGGAGGGTTATACATCTACATGTCCAAAAGGAGACAAAACATGCTTTTAACAGCACAGTAA